aataatacatattttCATTGAAGATTAAATTTTCGAGGTCATAAAAGACTTAGTCATCCACACTAATTCTAACATTTTCACTTACAACCTTAAAAACTCACTGGACCGACCCAATTCATGAATTCCACGTGAAACCAAATTCAGGTAAGTCATAGAACAATTTAAAAGCAAAATCTATAAGGagcatttgtatatacatattaaCAAGTGCactgaaaatatatatacgttCATACTAAATCCCAAAACAACTATTCTACTGTGAATATCAACTCTTCTTTAATTAGTAAAAACCTGCGTTAGCACATATGCTTAATATAGAGGACAAAGTACAAGAATTCTCCTTGATACCTTGAGAAACCATTTAATTATACAAGTGCagtaattttcttgaaaaccgtTTTGACTATATGAGGAAATTATAAAGTTCCATCTAACCACTTCACGTTTTGGAAAACATAGTAgtagtagaagaagaaaataactGTGAACCATGGAGCTCCTCTGTTaattataaatcatgaaaaatgtGTCTATGAGTCTTTAGCATAAAGTGGGCCCGTAACTAAATATATTCTTCTTCCCCTTAGACTTCCACAACCACACAGACCTATGTACGATTAGCATTCAAATATTAGGAGAAGCATCCCTTGGAAGCTTGACAGTTGTATGTTGGGCTGTTACTATCGATTTTTACGTAAGAATAGAGCGAAAATATCCTGCATGATTGTTGGAAATCTTCTGAAAAACACTTCATCGTGAACACGTATTGGGACTTCATCACGAAACGGCATCAGGAACTTCTTACATCACTTAACACTTGTAGGGACTTCTTTAAGCTTGAGGAAAATGCTTGATCACGAACACTCATGAAAGTTCTTCGTAGCTTCGAGGCATGCCAATGGTAATTGTCTTAAGTATATTTCGCCTAGGTATTGGGTGTATACgaaggattcaacaagctcttctagtacaaaagCTAGGGCCTTAATCTTACAAAGATTAACCAAAAGAAAACCCGGCCGTAAAATAAAGTAGGAATTATTATATTCATCTTATAAAAGAGAAAGAGTTGTGACTATATATAGGAGGATTAAGTCTGACCAATTATGATAGCCAGTAACGTTTCGTTGGTAATTgtcaaagaaaattgaaaactCTTTAATGGATTAATTGTCATTGTCATGGCTAAAGTTAACGTTGGGATGATAACGTTAGAGCGGCCATCAAAGCTATTCAATAGTCATTAGGAAGAATAATGGCCAATCAACATGGGGTGATTAATGACTTTTGATCATGGCTAGtaaagaataaaaatattttttttgcattaAAGCCAATAAAAAACCTTagaaataatcattttatttttgagatatcaaatagaaaataatattttctaacACATTATGCTTTGAGCCGTATCAGAAATGCTGCAAGAATGCTTCTGACCTTGGATGAGAAAGACCCAAGTCGTATTATCGAAGGTGAAGCACTCTTGAGGAGGATGAACAGATATGGGTTATTGGATGAGAGCCAAAACAAGCTCGATTATGTCTTAGCCCTCACTGTGGAGAACTTTCTTGAGCGTTGTCTCCAAACCCTTGTCTTCAAGACTGGCATGGCTAAGTAAATCCACCATGCTAGACAGGAAGAAGAAAATACTCCCGAAAAAAGATTATATTAGCGTTCCCGTTACTGGCTTTGTACAAGAATGTAGTGAGGATTCCAAAGTTTCTTCTACTTACTTATATTAACGCAGGAATCCTAACTACTTTCTTCTACGAAGTAATTAACGAGAACGCTAATATAAACTTTAAGGTTCATTGACTATTCTATCAGCACAAGAACATATTTGACTTAACATGATTGGTTGTCCATATACATACACTCCCATTATATCCAACATGGAAATTGTTGTTTGGCAATTGACCACATCACTCCCGAAATATTTCGGGTTTAGTAGAGCTAAATGGGAGATATGGggttcatcatcatcttctccTTCCTGGATGGACTCTTTTAGaaaaagttggttttttaaGTTGATACATTGTATTGAAAGTTTTAGTACCATATATAAGCTTTTAAAACGAGTGACAGCTACACGGAACCCTGACCTACGCAGAATatgtatttccttttttttttaatttcagaaTATTCTAATATATTTACTTTTCCGTTTAGGTTAGGATCTACATTAATGGTAAATAATGTATTTCCTTCTTTTAGTTTAAgcatattataaaatatttatttttccgtTTTGCTCAGAATCCACATTAATCATAGGATATTCTACATTAATGgtaagatatattttttttattatttctttatctAGTAACAGATATAAATATGCTAACATCCACCATTTTGTTATCAGGGAACTCGTTGTGTGTAATTATTGTACCATCAAATATACAGACTAAGAATAATTTTAAAATGCAATATAAGAATTGTTAATACCATCGTGTAGAGTGCGGAAAGTAACACGTTAAAGTCGgaaatattcttttattttcgAGAGtaccaaacaatttaattttgatcGTAATTCCGGAtatgaaaaatttaaattttttgaaataaatttacatatttgaaaaccaCGTAAAAAATGCTATAAATGAGTAGGAAAAAATATTTCCGTTGCTGGGACTTCAACCCGGATCTTTCGGGTGAGAGCCAAGTATCCTAACCAACTAGACTACAGCGGATTTTTGTTTATTAATATGTCATATTGGTCTTGTGGCATTGTTGATTCCTCTTATCGTAAcacttaaaaataatatttaggGTCTTCATCAGAAAATTACCACACTTAGATAGATATTTCGTAAATCATTCTGATAATTTGCTTAGGTTGATTTATTTGTGTGACTAACAATTGCTTTAGATTTTACAGCAGTTATAGACACTTAATTAGCTTGCTTCTTTAATTTGCAAGAATTCTAACTCTATTGGGCAATGTCTTTAGTAAATCAAACTTCAATATGCACTCGACCTTGTATATTGGCTGCATTAGCTCTAGTATGATTACGAGTGGCAAATGGTTCTTGAAAGGCTAAGGTTAGGCGGGTTGAAATGGGTTGTAGAGTGTCGAATGGGCG
This Lycium ferocissimum isolate CSIRO_LF1 unplaced genomic scaffold, AGI_CSIRO_Lferr_CH_V1 ctg11386, whole genome shotgun sequence DNA region includes the following protein-coding sequences:
- the LOC132041722 gene encoding small ribosomal subunit protein uS4y-like; this encodes MRSKDPLVVENLCNSDGKTFKKPRRPYEKERFDAELKLVGEYGLRCKRELWRVQNAARMLLTLDEKDPSRIIEGEALLRRMNRYGLLDESQNKLDYVLALTVENFLERCLQTLVFKTGMAK